The window CCGCTGGCGTTGTTGACCAGGGTGTAATAGTGGTCGCCGGCCAGTTTCACCGGCAGCGTCTGGCTGCCGACCTTGGCGCTGTAGTCGCCGCCCGGCATGAAGCTGAAGTCGGTGCTGGACAGCGGCGCGACTTCGGCCAGGTTGGTGCTGCCGACGGTGGCGCTGACTTCAGCGTTACCGGCGTTGTAGACACGGACGAAGCTCGAACCTTTCGGTGCAGTCGGGCCGTAGAGTGCAGCGTCACCAGCAAAGGCGGACATCGATAACACGCTCATGCCAGCAACAAGTGCAAAGGTCTTGGCGAGACGGCGAGGAGTAGTAGTGAAAGTCATGGTAGTACCTCTCTCTTTCAGTTTTGCGCCCGGTCGGGCGTCTCGGATTTAGTGTTTGCGGCTACGTTTTGTTGGCGGGCGCCGGCTTCTTTGAGCTCTGCGACCCACTGCGGGTCGGCGTCGCCGATTTCGTTGTTCACAGGCAGATAACGTTCAGGAAACTCCCAGATCAGCACCTGTGGCGGGCTGTTCTTGAAAGCATCACTTTTCAGGTAGCTGAGCATCGGCAGAATCGGGCCGTGGCCGTCTTCGGCGTAATTGACCACGTCGCTGTTCAGCGCTTGTTTCAGCGCACCGACGAAGTTCCAGTTCGGGTTGGCGCTGTAGCTGGTGCCGATCAGGGCCACCGGCACTTCAGTGTTGGCGAACAGCGCGTCATCACCGGCAGGCTGGTCTTGCGCGACCACGGTGTTGCGCTTTTGCAACGGTTCGGTCTTCGGCATCAGGTTTTCGAACAGCGGGTCCAGCGGCAGGAACAACCGCAGGTCGCCCTTGTGCGTGACTTTCTCCGCAGGTTCAGTGACGAAGCGTTGCGGCTCGCCGCTGAGCGGGGTCTTCTCGGCAATGGTCTTGGCCAGAGTCTCGGCGGCGATTTGTGCGCCTTCCGGGGTCCAGTGAGTGTCGGTTCGCAGGAACACTTGCTGACCGTCGAGCTTGGCGTGGAGCATCGGACCGAACAGGTCGGGCGCGATGATCTTGTTGGCCGCCACACGAGCGTGGAAGTCTTCATAGAGGTTGGCGTGAATGCTCGAAGGCTTCACTTGGCCCAGGTGTTCCGGGTACAGGCGAGTCTTGGCCGGCACGATCGCCATCACCAGTTTCACGCCTTTGGCCTTGAGTTCCTGACGTACGCCTTCTACGAGCGCGTAGTTGCCTTGCAGGTTCAACTCTTCGTTGACGATCGGGTTGAATTCTTCATCGCTGTACAACCATTGATCGCGGCCGAGCACGACGCCCGGACGACCTTCGTTGAACAGTTTGAAATCCAGCGCAGCCCAAAGGTTGGTGCCCAGGCGCTTGATCGGGAACTCTTCGTCGTAATGCGTTTCCACGGCTTTGGCCCAGCGGCCATTGAGCACTGTCGCGTCGGCGTTGGTGCTGAAGCCGAAGAAGCTGCGCGTCGACCACAGGCCCAGCACCAGCAGGGTCACCATGAACAGGGCGATGTAGAAGATACGTAATGAGCGGGTCATGGTCAGATCCCTCAGAACTGGAAGTAAAGGAACGGCGAGAAGCTTTGCGCCGAGAGTTTGAAAATCGAGGCGATGAACAGCACCAGGACCAGCGTGCGCATCACGTAACGGGACCAGTCCGCCGTCCAGTAGGCCGGTTGCACGGTGGCTTCAACGCCAACGGTGTAGCCAGGCTCATGGATGCTGGTCGGGTTGTCGCCCGGTACGGCTTTGATCATTCCTGGCGTGGCAGCGGCAGGGCCGTCGGCCTCGACGTTGACCACAGGCTTGGTCTTCTCAGGCGGCAGGTTGCTGTAGAAATCGCGGATGCCGAAGAACGCCAGGGTCATGTAAGCCACCACCAGGGTTGCCACTTGCAGGCCGGTGAGGCTGGCCGCGTTGAGTTCCGACAGTGACCATTCACCGAAGCTGAACATCGCGCCGTACATGCGACCGGCGACGTGCAGGTTTTCCGAGCGGAAGATCACCCAGCCCATGACCACGAGCAGGAAGGTCAGCGCCCAGCGGATCGGGTTGATGCTGCGTGGCGACGTGTTCAGGCCCAGGGCTTTTTCAATCGCCAGCCACATGCCGTGCCACGCACCCCAGATGATGTAGGTGATGTTCGCGCCGTGCCACAGACCACCGAGCAGCATGGTCAGGAACAGGTTGCGATAGGTCATCAGCGTGCCTTTGCGATTGCCGCCCAGCGTGATGTACAGGTAGTCACGCAGCCAGGTGGACAGGCTGATGTGCCAGCGCCGCCAGAACTCGGTGATCGACTGGCTGATGTACGGCTGTTTGAAGTTTTCCATGAAGCGGAAACCCATCATCAAGCCCAGGCCGATGGCCATGTCGCTGTAGCCGGAGAAGTCGAAATACAACTGCGCGGTGTACGCCAGCGCGCCGAGCCAGGCATCGCCCGTGGTCGGGTTCTGCAAGGCGAAGCAATGGTCGGCGACCACCGCTAGGGTGTCGGCGATGAAGACTTTCTTGATGAAACCCTGCATGAACCGCGTGGCACCTTCGGAGAACTTGTCGAGGGTGTGGGTGCGGTTGTTGAACTGGTCGGCGAGGTCGCGAAAACGCAACACCGGGCCGGCAATCAGGTGCGGGAAGATCGCCACGAACGCCGCAAAGTCGATCAGGTTGCGCGTTGCCGGCGTGTCGCCACGGTAGACGTCGATGATGTAGCTGATGGACTCGAAGATGTAGAACGAGATCCCGATCGGCAACAGCACGTGGGTCAGGATGAACGGCGAAAGACCCACCGACGTCATCATCGCGTTGATGCTGTCGACGCCGAAGTTGGCGTACTTGAAGTAGCCGAGGATGCACAGGTCGACGCCCACGCCGAGCAGCAGCCAGCGCTGGGCCGGTTTGGTCCGAACGCCTGCGGCGCCGACTTTGAGGCCGATCCAGTAGTTCCACAGCGTGACGGCGGCGAACAGCGCGAGGAAGTCCACGCGCCACCAGGCATAGAACACATAGCTGGCGAGCAGCAGCAGCAGGTTGCGATAGCGTATTCCGCTTAAGTAGTACATGCCGAGAAAGATCGGCAGGAACAAAAACAGGAACACGTTGGATGAAAATACCATCCCGGTCTCTCCATGTTTAACCAACAGTCAAGGGCCAACGGCCCCCCCAAACCCCCCACCGAAAACCGGAGGGCTAACTCACAAAACTCAAACTCGACACTGACCCTGTGGGAGCGGGCTTGCCCGCGAT is drawn from Pseudomonas sp. 31-12 and contains these coding sequences:
- a CDS encoding MBOAT family protein, whose translation is MVFSSNVFLFLFLPIFLGMYYLSGIRYRNLLLLLASYVFYAWWRVDFLALFAAVTLWNYWIGLKVGAAGVRTKPAQRWLLLGVGVDLCILGYFKYANFGVDSINAMMTSVGLSPFILTHVLLPIGISFYIFESISYIIDVYRGDTPATRNLIDFAAFVAIFPHLIAGPVLRFRDLADQFNNRTHTLDKFSEGATRFMQGFIKKVFIADTLAVVADHCFALQNPTTGDAWLGALAYTAQLYFDFSGYSDMAIGLGLMMGFRFMENFKQPYISQSITEFWRRWHISLSTWLRDYLYITLGGNRKGTLMTYRNLFLTMLLGGLWHGANITYIIWGAWHGMWLAIEKALGLNTSPRSINPIRWALTFLLVVMGWVIFRSENLHVAGRMYGAMFSFGEWSLSELNAASLTGLQVATLVVAYMTLAFFGIRDFYSNLPPEKTKPVVNVEADGPAAATPGMIKAVPGDNPTSIHEPGYTVGVEATVQPAYWTADWSRYVMRTLVLVLFIASIFKLSAQSFSPFLYFQF
- a CDS encoding alginate O-acetyltransferase AlgF, whose protein sequence is MTFTTTPRRLAKTFALVAGMSVLSMSAFAGDAALYGPTAPKGSSFVRVYNAGNAEVSATVGSTNLAEVAPLSSTDFSFMPGGDYSAKVGSQTLPVKLAGDHYYTLVNNASGAPQLIEEPPFKNKQKSLVRVQNLSDKALTLKTADGKTEVVPSVAAKGRGEREINPVKVSLALYDGATKVGDVKPVALERGEAAVLYVTGKGSSLSPVWVKRPVSTR
- a CDS encoding alginate O-acetyltransferase gives rise to the protein MTRSLRIFYIALFMVTLLVLGLWSTRSFFGFSTNADATVLNGRWAKAVETHYDEEFPIKRLGTNLWAALDFKLFNEGRPGVVLGRDQWLYSDEEFNPIVNEELNLQGNYALVEGVRQELKAKGVKLVMAIVPAKTRLYPEHLGQVKPSSIHANLYEDFHARVAANKIIAPDLFGPMLHAKLDGQQVFLRTDTHWTPEGAQIAAETLAKTIAEKTPLSGEPQRFVTEPAEKVTHKGDLRLFLPLDPLFENLMPKTEPLQKRNTVVAQDQPAGDDALFANTEVPVALIGTSYSANPNWNFVGALKQALNSDVVNYAEDGHGPILPMLSYLKSDAFKNSPPQVLIWEFPERYLPVNNEIGDADPQWVAELKEAGARQQNVAANTKSETPDRAQN